The Christensenella timonensis DNA segment GAAAACAAGGTAGTAAAGATCGGGCCGGGCAGCCTCGTGTCCGACGTGCTGAATCTGAAATACGGCGGATACCGCCTGGTGCAGATCTGCGCCACAAAGGTAGAAGGCGGGTACGAGCTCACCTATTCCTTTGCCAAGGGGTACGACTTAAAGAATTTGCGCATGCACATCAGCCCGGGCACAGAGGTCATGAGCATCAGCAACATCTACGAACCCGCGTTTTTATACGAAAACGAAATCCACGACCTGTTCGGGATCCACATCAAGATGATCACCCTGGATTACGAGGGCAATCTCTACCGGATCAAGGACAAATCGCCTTTTAAATAGCAGGAGGAACAGCACAATGCCTAAACGCAGCATCGTACCTTTCGGTCCCCAGCACCCAGTCCTGCCGGAACCGATCCACCTGGATCTTGTGCTTGAGGACGAAAAGGTCATAGAAGCGATCCCTTCCATCGGTTTTGTCCACAGGGGCCTTGAAAAGCTGGTGGAGAAAAAAGATTTCCAGGAATATGTATATGTAGCGGAGCGTATCTGCGGTATTTGCAGCTTTATGCACGGCATGGGCTACTGCGAATCCATCGAGCGCATCATGGAGCTGGAGCTCCCGCCCCGCGCAAAGTACCTGCGAACCATCTGGTGCGAAATGTCCCGCATACACAGCCACCTTTTGTGGCTGGGACTGCTGGCGGACGCCTTCGGTTACGAGAGCCTGTTCATGCAGTCGTGGCGCGTGCGCGAGAAGATTCTCGATATGTTTGAATATTCGACGGGCGGCCGCGTCATCTTTTCCGTCAATAAGATCGGCGGGCAGCGCAAGGATATGGACGCAGGTATGCTAAAACAGTTCCTTGTCGTCTTTGACGATATCGAAGCAGAGCTAAAGCCTGTATGCCGCGCGTTTTTAGACGACTACGCCGTGGCCAGCCGCTTAAAGGGCGTGGGCTTCCTCACAAAGGAGCAGGCGCACGACTTAGGCGCCGTCGGCCCGTTCATGCGCGCGAGCGGCATTGCCCTCGATACGCGTAAGATGGGTTATGCGGCATACCCGGACATCGATTTTGAGCCTATCACCAGCGACGTGGGCGACAGCTATGCGCGCTGCGACGTGCGCATCCGCGAGATATACCAGTCCATAGACATCATCCGCCAGGCAGCGGCAAAGATCCCGGACGGCGAGGTCGCCATCCCGATCAAAGGCATGCCGGACGGCGAATTCATGATGCGCGTCGAGCAGCCGCGCGGCGAGGCGATCTATTATTCCAAAGCCAACGGCACCAAGTTTTTGGAGCGCGTGCGCGTGCGCACCCCCACCTTCGCCAACCTGCCGGGGATGTTGGAAACACTGAAGGGCTGCCAGCTGGCGGACGTGCCTATCCTCATCCTGACGATCGACCCGTGCATCAGCTGCACCGAGAGGTAACGCAATATGAATATCATGAACTTCACAAAAACCGTGATGCGCAATTTGTTCAGCAAGCCGGCAACGCGCAACTATCCCGCCGTGCCCCGCGTCTATCCGGAGCGTACGCGCGGCCAAATCAGCATCGATATCGGCGACTGTATCTTCTGCGGGCTGTGCGCGAGGAAGTGTCCTACAGATGCTATTACAGTTGACCGGGCCCAGAAAAACTGGGCGATCGAGCGGTTTGGATGCATCCAGTGCGCAAGCTGCGTAGAGAGCTGCCCCAAAAAGTGCCTGCACATGCTGACGGCCTATCCGCAGCCCGCAGGCGAAAAATATGAAGACAATTTCGCGCAGGGCGTTTCTGGAGCCGAGGAAGCAGCGCCGCAAAAAGAGCAAACGGAGGAAAAATAAATATGCACGAATACCATGAAGCGATCCATATCATAGAACATGCCGTAGACGAGGCAAAAGCAAAAGGATATCAAAAAGTAACGAAGATCAACCTGGTAATCGGCGAGAGCTCCGGGTTTTCCGGCGACAGCATCGCCATGCACTTTGAAGAGGCCGCGCAGGGCTCGATCTGCGAGGGCGCGGAAATTTCCGTCCGTCCCGTCAAGGCCATGCTGCGCTGCCCCAACTGCCACGAGCTTTTTGTGCGCAAACCCTTCCATTTCGAGTGCCCGCACTGCAACACACAGGGCGAGCCCAGTGAGATCGGCAAGGAAATGGCGATCGACAGCATTGAAGGAGAATAGTATATGACGCTTGGGATCACGGTGCTCGGTATGGTACAGGGCATCGGGTTTCGCCCGTTCGTTGCGCGGCTGGCAAAGCAGCTCCATATCACAGGCAGCGTGCGCAACAGCGGCGGTATCGTAAAAATCATTGCAACGGCGCAAAAGGAGGCGATGGACAGCTTTGTCCATCGCCTCCAGTCACAAGCGCCGTCCTTTGCACAGGTGATCAGCGTCACATGCATCCCCCTGCCCGAGCAGGCTTTCGATACGTTCCGTATCGTCAAAAGCGATGCGGATGCGGCGCAAACGCCGCTTGTCCCCGCAGACCTGCCCATGTGCGAAAAATGCCATGCAGAGCTTAGCGACCCGCAAAACCGGCGCTACCGTTATCCGTTCACCAGCTGTACCGCCTGCGGCCCGCGCTACAGCATCATCAAAGACCTGCCGTACGACCGCGAAACGACCACGATGGCGGATTTCCCCATGTGTCCTGCCTGCGCGGAGGAATATACCGGCGATACGCGCAGGAAACACGCCCAGACGATCTCCTGCCACGACTGCGGCCCGCAGCTTATCTTGCGCGATGAAACAGGCGCATACGAAAAAGAGGCCGCCCTTACGCGCGCGGCCGATCTCTTAAACAGCGGCGCGTTGCTTGCCGTAAAGGGGATCGGCGGCTACCAGTTTGCCTGCCTGCCCACAAGCGAAAAGGCGGTCAGGCGCCTGCGCCGGTTAAAGCAGCGCGATCAAAAGCCCTTTGCCGTGATGTTTGCGGATATCGGCTCCATCCGCGGCATGTGCCATGTAAGCGCGGACGAGCAGGCGCTTCTTTTGTCCCCTGCCCGCCCCATCGTACTGCTTGACAAGACAAAGGAAATGTTTTGTGATCCGGTCAGCGGCGACAGCCGCAAGCTCGGCGCTTTTTTGCCGTACACGCCTTTGCACCAGCTCCTAACCGATGCCTGCGGCCCGCTCGTCATGACGAGCGGCAACATCTCTTCGCTGCCCATTATCACGCGGGATAAGGATATGTTGTCGCTGTCCTCGCCTTACCTGGATGGCGTACTTTACAACACCCGCGAAATACGCGTCCCGCTGGACGATTCCGTGGCGCGCGTCGCCTGCGGAAAGGCGCAGCTGGTGCGGCGCAGCCGGGGCTATGTCCCCCTTCCTGTTTTATTGCCGGATGCGCTGCCGTCCCCTGTTTTTGCGGCGGGCGGAGACCTAAAGGCTTGCTTTTGCCTCGCAGCGGGCGAGCGGGCGTACCTCAGCCAATACCTGGGCGATATGGAACAATACGGCGTGCAGCAAAACTACCGCGACAGCTTTGCGCACATGGAGGATTTGTTTTCCATACGGCCGCAGAAAATCGTGTGCGACCTGCATCCCGCCTACCATTCCGCCGCCATCGCGCAAAAAATGGCGGAAGAGCGGAATATCCCGCTTGTATATGTACAGCACCACCATGCGCATATCCTGTCTGTCATGGCGGAGCACAGCCTTTCCTCGTGCATCGGCGTAGCCTTCGACGGCACGGGCTGCGGTACGGACGGCAGCGTGTGGGGCGGCGAATTCCTGCTTTGCCGGGCGGATACCATGCATCGTGCGGGATATCTTGCGCCCATTGCGCTCACAGGCGGCGATCCAATCGCGCAGGACGCCGGGCTCAACGCCCTCTGCCACCTGCACGCCTGCGGCCTTTCCAGCGCGGACAGCCGCTTTGGAACGGTCGGCAGCGCGCTCCGCTCCCAGGCCAATCTTTCCCAAAGCTCCAGTATGGGGCGCTTGTTCGATGCAGTGAGCGCGCTCCTTGACCTCAAATGTTATAATAGTTATGAAGGCGAATGTGCCATTGCCCTTGAAAATTGCGCGCATGCGGCACAGCAGCAAGGCATTGCGCCCTACCCGCTTCCCTTGGGCTTTGTGGAAAAAGGCGGCGCATTTATCATAGACCGCCTGCCGCTCATCCGCGCGCTGGCGCTCGCCCGTCCCAATGCAGACGTCCGCGCGCTTGCGCTCGGCTTCCATCAGGCCGTGGCCGCTGTGACGCTCGATGTCTGCCGCGCGATCCGTGCCGGTACGCGCGAAAACCGCGTCGCGCTTTCGGGCGGCGTGTTCGCAAACGAGCTTCTTTTAAAGCAGTGCGTTTCCCTGCTCGGGCAGGACGGCTTTTCAGTATACATCAATTCCGCCGTTCCATGTAACGACGGTGGGATATCGCTTGGGCAGGCATATTTTGCCGCCCTGAACAAAGAACAGTAAGGGGAGATTTTTATGTGCGTTGCCACCTCCGGCAAGGTCGTTTCCGTAGAAGGGACGACCGCCACAGTGGATTTTCACGGTAACCTGGTCAAAGCGCGCGCCGGGCTTGTCGAAGCAAAGCCGGGCGACTATGTGTTGGTGCATGCGGGCTGTATCCTGCAAAAGCTGAAGCAGGAGGAGCACCAATCCCTGGAGGAATTGTTTGCGGAGATCGAAAACCTATGACCAGCCTAGACGAGATCAAACGCTTTTTAAAAGAATACGACGGGCCGCCTATGCGCCTGATGGAGGTGTGCGGCACGCATACCGCCCAGATCGCAAGGAACGGCATCCCGGGCATGCTGTCTGAAAAGATCCGCCTGGTCTCCGGCCCGGGCTGCCCTGTGTGCGTCACCGTCACAGACTACATCGACCGTTTGGTTTCATTGACGCGAAAACCGGGATATGCGGTCGTTTCCTTTGGGGATATGCTGCGCGTGCCCGGAACGCGCGAAAGCCTCAGCGACGCGCGCGCGGACGGCGGGGACGTCCGTATGGTCTACGCTCCCGCCGATATGCTCGTCCTTGCACAAAGCGAACCGGATACCACCTTCGTGTTCGCCGCCGTCGGTTTTGAAACGACGACACCTGCTTACGCCCTGCTCCTTGAGGAAGCGGAAAAGCGGGGCATATCCAACATCCGCCTGCTCACTGCCCTCAAGACGATGCCCGCGGCGGTCGGTTGGGTGTGCCGCCAGTCCGGCTCCATCGACGGCTTTTTGGCGCCCGGCCACGTCAGTGTCATCACAGGCAGCGACGCATTCAACGCCCTGTCACAGGCATACCGCATCCCCTTTGCCGTCGCGGGGTTTGAGGGCGCAAGCCTGCTCGCGTCGATCTATGCGTTGGTCATCCGCCGCGGCAGGCCCGGCGTTTTGAACCTCTACCCTTCCGTCGTCACGGCGCACGGCAACCGGAAGGCACAGGAGGTCACTGCAAAATATTTTGCGCCATGCGACGCTGCGTGGCGCGGCATGGGCCTCATACCCGCTTCCGGCATGAAGCTCAGGGAAGCATATATGCACTACGACGCGGGCAGCGCAGGCCTTACCCTCGACCATACCAATGCGCAGTGCCATTGCGCACAGGTACTGACGGGGAAGATCCTTCCCTCCCAGTGCCCTTCGTTCGCCGCCACGTGCAGCCCGCAGGCCCCATTGGGCGCTTGTATGGTTTCTTCCGAAGGCAGCTGTTACCAATACTTTATCAACCACAGGGGATAGATACTTATGAAGATCACAATGGCTCACGGCAGCGGAGGGCAGGCGACTTCCCGGCTGATCGATGAGGTTTTCGCAAAAACATTTGACGATCCGGTGCTTTCGCGCATGGAAGATTCCGCCGTCGTACCCGGCGCGGGGCGCCTCGCGCTCACCACGGACAGCTTTGTCGTTGACCCGCTCTTTTTTCCCGGCGGCGATATCGGCAGGCTGTGTATATGCGGCACGGTGAACGACCTGCTGATGAGCGGCGCACAGCCAAAATACCTGACCTGCGGCTTCATCTTAGAGCAGGGCCTGGAAACCGGGGACCTGCAAAAAATCGTATGCTCCATGGCGGATACCGCGCGGGAAGCCGGCGTTGGGATCGTCGCGGGGGATACCAAGGTCGTCGAAGGCAAAGGCGGCCTGTATATTAACACCGCGGGCGTCGGCTTTGTACGCGACGGCGTGGATATCAGCGCGGCAAATTGCCGTGAAGGCGATGTAATCCTGCTGTCCGGCAACTTAGGCGACCATCACGCGGCCATTTTCAGCGTGCGGATGAATATCGAAAACTCCATCGCCAGCGACTGCGCCCCCCTGGGCGGCATGGTAGCGGGGCTGCTGGAGCAAGATATCCGGGTAAGGGCCATGCGCGACGTGACGCGCGGCGGGCTTGCCACCGTGCTCAATGAATTTGCCCGCGCTTCGCGCTGCTGCATCGAGCTCAACGAAACGGACATCCCCATTTCGGACGAGGTGCTCGCGTTTTGCGGCATACTGGGCCTTGATCCTTACACCATGGGCAACGAAGGAAAGATGGTCGCCGTGGTAGCAAAAGAAGACGCGGCACAGGCGCTTGCAGTGATGCGCAGCAGCAA contains these protein-coding regions:
- a CDS encoding HypC/HybG/HupF family hydrogenase formation chaperone is translated as MCVATSGKVVSVEGTTATVDFHGNLVKARAGLVEAKPGDYVLVHAGCILQKLKQEEHQSLEELFAEIENL
- the hypE gene encoding hydrogenase expression/formation protein HypE is translated as MKITMAHGSGGQATSRLIDEVFAKTFDDPVLSRMEDSAVVPGAGRLALTTDSFVVDPLFFPGGDIGRLCICGTVNDLLMSGAQPKYLTCGFILEQGLETGDLQKIVCSMADTAREAGVGIVAGDTKVVEGKGGLYINTAGVGFVRDGVDISAANCREGDVILLSGNLGDHHAAIFSVRMNIENSIASDCAPLGGMVAGLLEQDIRVRAMRDVTRGGLATVLNEFARASRCCIELNETDIPISDEVLAFCGILGLDPYTMGNEGKMVAVVAKEDAAQALAVMRSSKYGENAQIIGTVTREKDAPVLLHTSLGGTRVLYGLAGEGLPRIC
- the hypD gene encoding hydrogenase formation protein HypD, whose translation is MTSLDEIKRFLKEYDGPPMRLMEVCGTHTAQIARNGIPGMLSEKIRLVSGPGCPVCVTVTDYIDRLVSLTRKPGYAVVSFGDMLRVPGTRESLSDARADGGDVRMVYAPADMLVLAQSEPDTTFVFAAVGFETTTPAYALLLEEAEKRGISNIRLLTALKTMPAAVGWVCRQSGSIDGFLAPGHVSVITGSDAFNALSQAYRIPFAVAGFEGASLLASIYALVIRRGRPGVLNLYPSVVTAHGNRKAQEVTAKYFAPCDAAWRGMGLIPASGMKLREAYMHYDAGSAGLTLDHTNAQCHCAQVLTGKILPSQCPSFAATCSPQAPLGACMVSSEGSCYQYFINHRG
- a CDS encoding hydrogenase large subunit, with translation MPKRSIVPFGPQHPVLPEPIHLDLVLEDEKVIEAIPSIGFVHRGLEKLVEKKDFQEYVYVAERICGICSFMHGMGYCESIERIMELELPPRAKYLRTIWCEMSRIHSHLLWLGLLADAFGYESLFMQSWRVREKILDMFEYSTGGRVIFSVNKIGGQRKDMDAGMLKQFLVVFDDIEAELKPVCRAFLDDYAVASRLKGVGFLTKEQAHDLGAVGPFMRASGIALDTRKMGYAAYPDIDFEPITSDVGDSYARCDVRIREIYQSIDIIRQAAAKIPDGEVAIPIKGMPDGEFMMRVEQPRGEAIYYSKANGTKFLERVRVRTPTFANLPGMLETLKGCQLADVPILILTIDPCISCTER
- a CDS encoding NADH-quinone oxidoreductase subunit C, which gives rise to MENKVVKIGPGSLVSDVLNLKYGGYRLVQICATKVEGGYELTYSFAKGYDLKNLRMHISPGTEVMSISNIYEPAFLYENEIHDLFGIHIKMITLDYEGNLYRIKDKSPFK
- a CDS encoding 4Fe-4S dicluster domain-containing protein, with the protein product MNIMNFTKTVMRNLFSKPATRNYPAVPRVYPERTRGQISIDIGDCIFCGLCARKCPTDAITVDRAQKNWAIERFGCIQCASCVESCPKKCLHMLTAYPQPAGEKYEDNFAQGVSGAEEAAPQKEQTEEK
- a CDS encoding hydrogenase maturation nickel metallochaperone HypA/HybF, whose protein sequence is MHEYHEAIHIIEHAVDEAKAKGYQKVTKINLVIGESSGFSGDSIAMHFEEAAQGSICEGAEISVRPVKAMLRCPNCHELFVRKPFHFECPHCNTQGEPSEIGKEMAIDSIEGE
- the hypF gene encoding carbamoyltransferase HypF; the protein is MTLGITVLGMVQGIGFRPFVARLAKQLHITGSVRNSGGIVKIIATAQKEAMDSFVHRLQSQAPSFAQVISVTCIPLPEQAFDTFRIVKSDADAAQTPLVPADLPMCEKCHAELSDPQNRRYRYPFTSCTACGPRYSIIKDLPYDRETTTMADFPMCPACAEEYTGDTRRKHAQTISCHDCGPQLILRDETGAYEKEAALTRAADLLNSGALLAVKGIGGYQFACLPTSEKAVRRLRRLKQRDQKPFAVMFADIGSIRGMCHVSADEQALLLSPARPIVLLDKTKEMFCDPVSGDSRKLGAFLPYTPLHQLLTDACGPLVMTSGNISSLPIITRDKDMLSLSSPYLDGVLYNTREIRVPLDDSVARVACGKAQLVRRSRGYVPLPVLLPDALPSPVFAAGGDLKACFCLAAGERAYLSQYLGDMEQYGVQQNYRDSFAHMEDLFSIRPQKIVCDLHPAYHSAAIAQKMAEERNIPLVYVQHHHAHILSVMAEHSLSSCIGVAFDGTGCGTDGSVWGGEFLLCRADTMHRAGYLAPIALTGGDPIAQDAGLNALCHLHACGLSSADSRFGTVGSALRSQANLSQSSSMGRLFDAVSALLDLKCYNSYEGECAIALENCAHAAQQQGIAPYPLPLGFVEKGGAFIIDRLPLIRALALARPNADVRALALGFHQAVAAVTLDVCRAIRAGTRENRVALSGGVFANELLLKQCVSLLGQDGFSVYINSAVPCNDGGISLGQAYFAALNKEQ